The following are from one region of the Stigmatella ashevillena genome:
- a CDS encoding type II secretion system protein GspG → MTETSQTGGAAPRPARLLLVVALVLGAVAVPTTLALGRKQDPSYALVHADFAVMSAALEKYRAAHGTLPEEGALDFLVPEYLPELPLDPWGRPYVYLFNGQQVFLATFGEDGLRGGSGTEQDHTIHDGHTP, encoded by the coding sequence ATGACCGAGACTTCCCAAACAGGGGGCGCTGCTCCCCGGCCCGCGCGGCTGCTGCTCGTGGTGGCCCTGGTGCTGGGCGCGGTGGCGGTGCCCACCACCCTGGCCTTGGGGCGCAAGCAGGACCCCTCTTATGCGCTCGTGCACGCGGACTTCGCGGTGATGAGTGCCGCGCTGGAGAAGTACCGCGCGGCGCACGGCACGCTGCCTGAAGAGGGAGCGCTCGACTTCCTGGTGCCCGAGTACCTGCCGGAACTGCCGTTGGACCCGTGGGGACGGCCCTACGTGTACCTGTTCAACGGCCAGCAGGTGTTCCTGGCCACCTTTGGCGAGGACGGGTTGCGGGGCGGCTCCGGGACGGAGCAGGACCACACCATCCACGACGGCCACACGCCCTGA
- a CDS encoding putative ABC transporter permease, whose translation MSGGRGERQMPLGAGQPLGPFARFIVYGLIGWCIECLFTSLVDLATGAGDLRLRGYSYLWMHPIWGVGLLLGEQLVGVMKRAGLSRLPRAALGMVLCFSVEYLTGAVLVAVLGLCPWDYSASWASVHGLIRLDYAPYWFMCALMCEFLFTIVGRVHLGVNREGPRGDLLAGNVWAPVPPSTAEAPVLPASL comes from the coding sequence ATGAGCGGAGGGCGAGGCGAGAGGCAGATGCCACTGGGAGCAGGGCAGCCGCTGGGCCCTTTCGCCCGCTTCATTGTCTACGGGCTGATCGGCTGGTGCATCGAGTGCCTCTTCACCTCGCTGGTGGATCTGGCCACGGGCGCGGGAGACCTCCGGCTGCGCGGCTACTCCTACCTGTGGATGCACCCCATCTGGGGCGTGGGCCTGTTGCTGGGAGAGCAGCTCGTGGGGGTGATGAAGCGCGCCGGGCTGAGTCGGCTCCCGCGGGCCGCCCTCGGCATGGTGCTGTGCTTTTCGGTGGAGTACCTCACCGGGGCCGTGCTGGTCGCCGTGCTGGGCCTCTGCCCCTGGGACTACTCGGCCTCCTGGGCCAGCGTGCACGGGCTGATTCGCCTGGACTACGCCCCCTATTGGTTCATGTGTGCGCTGATGTGCGAATTCCTCTTCACCATCGTCGGGCGGGTACACCTGGGCGTGAACCGGGAAGGCCCCCGGGGAGACCTCCTGGCCGGGAATGTGTGGGCTCCTGTCCCACCTTCGACGGCCGAGGCTCCCGTGTTGCCCGCATCATTATAG
- a CDS encoding O-acetyl-ADP-ribose deacetylase, whose translation MRRVLWLGDITTVAADAIVNAANESLLGGGGVDGAIHRAAGEQLLEECRTLGGCPTGEARITRGYRLPARHVIHTVGPRWRGGGQGEAELLARCYQSVFARMEEHGLRTVAFPSISTGVYGYPIAQASRIALREIHTALERRPALEKVTVVLFSPGDLQVYQQALADITGAPEGPPG comes from the coding sequence ATGAGACGGGTGCTTTGGCTTGGAGACATCACGACGGTGGCGGCGGATGCCATCGTCAACGCGGCGAATGAGTCGCTCCTCGGCGGCGGAGGGGTTGACGGCGCCATCCACCGCGCGGCGGGGGAGCAACTCCTGGAAGAGTGCCGGACGCTCGGAGGGTGTCCCACGGGCGAGGCGCGAATCACTCGGGGCTACCGGCTGCCCGCGCGCCACGTCATCCACACGGTGGGGCCCCGCTGGCGCGGCGGGGGACAGGGAGAGGCAGAGTTGCTGGCACGCTGCTACCAGAGTGTCTTCGCGCGGATGGAGGAGCACGGGTTGCGCACGGTGGCCTTTCCCTCCATCTCCACGGGCGTCTACGGCTACCCCATCGCCCAGGCCTCGCGCATCGCGCTGAGGGAGATTCACACGGCGCTGGAGCGCAGGCCGGCCCTGGAGAAGGTGACGGTGGTGCTCTTCAGCCCGGGAGACTTGCAGGTGTACCAGCAGGCCCTGGCGGACATCACCGGCGCCCCGGAGGGCCCCCCGGGGTGA
- the agmC gene encoding adventurous gliding motility protein AgmC, producing MNSAFLKNSFRTALLALLACALPALAAPDNVLLGTGRDGAFTTTSANQIINRYVQVTAPRIPGDTSLVVQNATGFAAGDLVMVIQMTGIVPEPGSGSSTPIDLSNNPVGRWEFARVASLSGTTLTLTAPLIYSYAANVTQAVRVPEYTTVSITGGSLTAAAWSGTTGGVLAFLATGTVTNTSGITVSGKGFRGGKPVVDTGGGTGCFGLDETPPQGAQKGEGIAVTRYGPLHTGRGRVANGAGGGVCFKSGGGGGGNAGAGGQGGNSFLDEFGTPDSGNRSVGGEGGLALTLSLADRLMLGGGGGAGHSVDGTSRAGGEGGGILFIRAAQFAGPGVVTANGLTSTPSSGMDAAGGGGAGGSLYLRVTATALPVPPVCGGVQAVGGRGGDADTEVGPGGGGGGGRIYFQRAGTGSACYPTATAAIGATAGGQPNPDVGTSYGAQAGSNGSYIRIDTAPYPSAVPPTPVVVTPANGSATNNTTPTYTGTLPTPFPAGTQVALFVDNVQVALVTPNAAGNWSATPGTALSQGQHSVYAVAVIPDQGVYSASSNTNIFTVDTTPPAAPVVTTPANGSTTNDNTPTYSGTAEPGSTVNVIVDGASVGTATANASGNWTFTPTAPLADGPHAVRATATDAAGNISPVSNTNNFTVDATPPAAPVVATPANGSTTNDNTPTYSGTAEPGSTVNVIVDGTSVGTATANASGNWTYTPTTPLADGPHTVRATATDAAGNTSASSTTNNFIVDATAPAAPVVATPANGSTTNDNTPTYSGTAEPGSTVNIIVDGTSVGTATADAGGNWTYTPTTPLAQGSHTVSAIATDAAGNTSPSSTTNTFTVDTTAPAAPVVATPANGSTTTDTTPTYSGTAEPGSTVNVIVDGTSVGTATANAGGNWTFTPVTPLAEGSHTVSATATDVAGNTSPSSNTNTFIVDVTAPAAPVVTTPANGALINDATPTYSGTGEPGSTINIIVDGTSVGTATVDGSGNWTFTPTTPLADGPHAVSATATDAAGNTSPASNTNNFTVDTVAPAAPVVVTPANGSTTSDNTPVYSGTAAPGSIVNVIVDGTSVGTATADAGGNWTLTPGAGLSSGPHTVNATATDAAGNVSPVSNTNTFTVDADPPDAPVVVTPANNSTTNDNTPTFSGTAEPGTTVAIYLGTTELVANISVDASGNWTYTPTTPLADGTYDVSAVATDGVGNASGRSNVNRFTVDATGPAAPVITSPVDGSSTGDTTPTITGTAEPGSTVTVIIDGVAVGTVPVDASGNWSYTPTSPLAEGPHTVSATATDAAGNTGPASAPVDFIVDTSLPGTPEITGPANNSTTNDPTPVISGTADPGSTVTVVIDGTVVGTVPVDASGNWSYTPTTPLGEGPHTVTVTATDTLGNVSAPSTPVTFTVDTVPPDTAIDSGPPSITESSDATFAFSSNEEDVTFECSLDGGDFVPCTNPVTFSGLAAGGHVLEVRARDAAGNVDESPETWTWTVTSPETPSTGNRDFLGDGIGCASAGGSPSTLAVMGLAVLSALFFRRRRT from the coding sequence ATGAACTCAGCCTTCTTGAAGAACTCTTTCCGCACCGCGCTCCTGGCGCTCCTCGCTTGTGCGCTGCCCGCGCTGGCCGCGCCCGACAACGTCTTGTTGGGCACTGGCCGGGACGGGGCCTTCACCACGACCTCGGCCAATCAGATCATCAACCGCTATGTCCAGGTGACGGCTCCCCGCATCCCGGGGGACACGTCCCTCGTGGTGCAGAACGCCACGGGCTTCGCCGCAGGCGACCTGGTGATGGTCATCCAGATGACGGGCATCGTCCCCGAGCCCGGCTCGGGTTCGTCGACGCCCATTGATCTCAGCAACAACCCGGTGGGCCGGTGGGAGTTCGCGCGCGTGGCCTCGCTGTCGGGCACGACACTGACGCTGACGGCGCCGCTCATCTACTCGTACGCCGCGAACGTGACCCAGGCCGTCCGGGTGCCGGAGTACACCACGGTCTCCATCACCGGGGGCTCGCTCACGGCGGCCGCGTGGAGCGGGACCACCGGAGGCGTGCTGGCCTTCCTGGCCACCGGAACGGTGACGAACACGAGCGGCATCACTGTTTCGGGCAAGGGTTTCCGGGGCGGCAAGCCCGTGGTGGACACCGGTGGCGGCACGGGCTGCTTCGGCTTGGATGAGACCCCTCCGCAGGGAGCTCAGAAGGGCGAGGGCATTGCCGTCACACGCTACGGGCCCTTGCATACGGGCCGGGGCCGGGTGGCCAATGGCGCCGGTGGCGGCGTGTGCTTCAAGTCCGGCGGTGGCGGCGGTGGCAACGCGGGCGCCGGCGGCCAGGGCGGCAACAGCTTCCTGGATGAGTTTGGAACGCCCGACAGCGGCAATCGGTCGGTGGGCGGTGAGGGCGGTCTGGCGCTGACGCTCTCGCTGGCCGACCGCCTGATGCTGGGCGGCGGCGGCGGCGCGGGTCACTCCGTGGACGGCACCAGCCGGGCGGGTGGTGAAGGTGGCGGTATCCTCTTCATCCGGGCCGCCCAGTTCGCCGGACCGGGCGTGGTCACGGCCAATGGATTGACCTCCACCCCCAGCAGCGGCATGGACGCGGCGGGCGGTGGCGGAGCCGGAGGCAGCCTCTATCTGCGGGTGACTGCTACGGCCCTCCCGGTTCCTCCTGTCTGCGGCGGCGTCCAAGCGGTGGGTGGCCGGGGCGGCGACGCGGACACCGAGGTCGGCCCGGGCGGTGGTGGTGGCGGTGGCCGGATCTACTTCCAGCGGGCAGGGACGGGGAGCGCCTGCTACCCCACGGCCACGGCTGCCATCGGCGCGACTGCGGGCGGCCAGCCCAACCCCGATGTGGGGACCTCTTACGGCGCACAGGCAGGGAGCAACGGCAGCTATATCCGGATCGATACGGCGCCTTATCCCAGCGCTGTCCCTCCGACGCCCGTGGTGGTGACGCCGGCCAACGGCTCGGCGACGAACAACACCACGCCCACGTACACCGGCACGCTTCCGACGCCGTTCCCCGCGGGCACCCAGGTGGCCCTGTTCGTGGACAACGTCCAGGTCGCGCTCGTGACGCCGAACGCTGCCGGTAACTGGAGCGCCACGCCTGGTACCGCGCTGAGCCAGGGGCAGCACTCGGTCTATGCCGTGGCGGTCATCCCGGATCAGGGGGTGTATAGCGCTTCGAGCAATACCAACATCTTCACGGTGGATACCACGCCTCCGGCCGCGCCAGTGGTGACGACGCCCGCAAATGGCTCGACGACCAACGACAACACGCCGACCTACAGCGGCACGGCCGAGCCGGGCAGCACCGTCAACGTCATCGTGGATGGCGCGTCCGTAGGCACCGCCACCGCGAATGCCAGCGGCAACTGGACCTTCACGCCCACCGCGCCGCTGGCCGATGGTCCGCATGCGGTCCGGGCCACGGCCACGGATGCGGCGGGCAACATCAGCCCCGTCTCCAACACGAACAACTTCACCGTGGATGCTACTCCGCCGGCCGCGCCGGTGGTGGCCACGCCCGCCAATGGCTCGACGACCAACGACAACACGCCGACGTACAGCGGCACGGCCGAGCCGGGCAGCACTGTCAACGTCATCGTGGATGGCACGTCCGTGGGAACCGCGACGGCAAATGCCAGTGGCAACTGGACCTATACGCCGACCACGCCGCTGGCCGATGGTCCGCATACGGTCCGGGCCACGGCCACGGATGCGGCGGGCAACACCAGCGCTTCGTCCACCACGAACAATTTCATCGTGGACGCCACGGCGCCTGCCGCGCCGGTGGTGGCCACGCCTGCCAATGGCTCGACGACCAACGACAATACGCCGACGTACAGCGGTACGGCCGAGCCGGGCAGCACCGTCAACATCATCGTGGATGGCACCTCTGTGGGCACCGCCACCGCGGATGCGGGCGGCAACTGGACCTATACGCCGACCACGCCGCTGGCCCAGGGCTCTCATACGGTGAGCGCCATTGCGACGGATGCGGCGGGCAACACCAGCCCCTCCTCCACCACCAACACTTTCACGGTGGACACCACGGCGCCGGCCGCGCCGGTGGTGGCGACGCCCGCCAATGGCTCGACGACCACCGACACCACGCCGACCTACAGCGGCACGGCCGAGCCTGGCAGCACCGTCAACGTCATCGTGGATGGCACCTCCGTGGGCACCGCCACCGCGAATGCTGGGGGCAACTGGACCTTCACGCCCGTCACGCCGCTGGCCGAGGGCTCGCACACGGTGAGCGCCACGGCGACGGATGTCGCGGGCAACACCAGCCCCTCTTCCAATACCAACACCTTCATCGTGGATGTCACCGCCCCGGCAGCCCCGGTGGTGACGACGCCCGCGAACGGTGCGCTCATCAATGACGCCACGCCGACGTACAGCGGCACGGGTGAGCCGGGCAGCACCATCAACATCATCGTGGATGGCACGTCCGTGGGCACCGCCACCGTGGATGGCAGCGGCAACTGGACCTTCACGCCCACCACGCCGCTGGCCGATGGCCCGCACGCGGTGAGCGCCACAGCCACGGACGCGGCGGGCAACACGAGCCCCGCCTCCAACACGAATAACTTCACGGTGGATACCGTCGCCCCGGCGGCCCCGGTGGTGGTGACGCCTGCCAATGGCTCGACCACCAGCGACAACACGCCGGTGTACAGCGGCACGGCCGCTCCGGGCAGCATCGTCAATGTCATCGTGGATGGCACCTCCGTGGGCACCGCGACGGCGGATGCCGGCGGCAACTGGACCCTCACGCCTGGCGCGGGGCTGTCCTCGGGCCCGCACACGGTGAATGCCACGGCCACGGATGCGGCGGGCAACGTCAGCCCCGTCTCCAACACCAACACCTTCACCGTGGACGCGGATCCGCCCGACGCTCCGGTGGTGGTGACGCCCGCGAACAACTCGACCACCAACGACAACACGCCCACCTTCTCGGGCACCGCCGAGCCGGGCACCACGGTGGCGATTTACTTGGGGACGACCGAACTGGTCGCCAACATCTCCGTGGATGCGAGCGGCAACTGGACCTACACGCCCACCACGCCGCTGGCCGATGGCACGTATGACGTCAGCGCCGTGGCCACCGATGGGGTCGGCAATGCCAGCGGGCGCTCGAACGTCAACCGCTTCACCGTGGATGCCACGGGCCCCGCCGCGCCGGTCATCACCTCGCCGGTGGATGGCTCGAGCACGGGCGACACGACGCCCACCATCACGGGCACCGCCGAGCCGGGCAGCACCGTGACGGTCATCATCGATGGCGTGGCCGTGGGCACGGTCCCGGTGGACGCGAGCGGCAACTGGTCCTACACCCCCACCTCGCCGCTGGCTGAGGGTCCCCACACGGTCAGCGCCACGGCCACCGACGCTGCCGGCAACACGGGGCCCGCGTCCGCGCCTGTCGACTTCATCGTCGACACGAGCCTGCCCGGGACGCCGGAGATCACCGGTCCCGCCAACAACTCGACGACCAATGATCCCACGCCCGTCATCTCGGGCACCGCCGACCCCGGTAGCACCGTGACGGTCGTCATCGACGGCACGGTGGTGGGCACGGTCCCGGTGGATGCGAGCGGCAACTGGTCCTACACCCCCACCACGCCGCTGGGCGAGGGGCCCCACACGGTCACCGTCACGGCTACGGACACCTTGGGCAATGTCAGCGCCCCGTCCACCCCGGTCACCTTCACCGTGGACACGGTTCCGCCCGACACGGCCATCGACTCCGGGCCTCCCTCCATCACGGAGAGCTCTGACGCCACGTTCGCCTTCTCTTCTAATGAAGAGGACGTGACGTTCGAGTGCAGCCTGGATGGCGGGGACTTCGTGCCTTGCACCAACCCCGTCACGTTCTCGGGGCTCGCCGCCGGAGGCCACGTCCTCGAGGTGCGCGCCCGGGACGCGGCCGGCAACGTGGATGAGAGCCCCGAGACCTGGACGTGGACGGTCACCTCGCCGGAAACGCCCTCGACGGGCAACCGGGACTTCCTCGGCGACGGCATTGGCTGCGCGTCGGCCGGGGGCTCGCCCTCCACGCTGGCGGTGATGGGATTGGCGGTGCTCTCCGCGCTGTTCTTCCGCCGCCGCCGCACGTAG
- a CDS encoding methylase translates to MSGAPERRTRGRTSPSRLRALDAYLLHCERPLLERQDGPWGEAAFLDVGFGEHPWTTLESARRFRALNPSLRVIGVEADPGRASAAASHEEERTHFRQGGFGWAREAGQPVRLIRAMNILRQYRAEEAGAAHEELGQALLPGGLLVEGSTDGPGGITVAYLLRRGAEGLAREALLFHTDFHQGFAPRLFRDWLPVDWRRRMVPGSALHAFFAAWTAAWAEARAQGADSPADSFHEGARRLSQAWPGVSAEPWLWENGYLRWQPPTEVPRPQGL, encoded by the coding sequence GTGAGCGGAGCGCCGGAGCGCCGGACGCGCGGAAGGACGTCCCCCTCGCGGCTGCGGGCGCTCGATGCGTACCTGCTTCACTGCGAGCGTCCACTGTTGGAACGGCAGGACGGCCCGTGGGGCGAGGCCGCCTTCCTCGATGTGGGCTTCGGCGAGCACCCGTGGACGACGCTGGAGAGCGCCCGGAGGTTCCGGGCGCTGAACCCCTCCTTGCGGGTCATCGGCGTGGAGGCGGATCCAGGGCGTGCTTCCGCGGCCGCGAGCCACGAAGAGGAGCGCACCCACTTCCGGCAAGGCGGCTTCGGGTGGGCGCGGGAGGCGGGGCAGCCGGTCCGGCTGATCCGGGCGATGAACATCCTGCGCCAGTACCGTGCCGAGGAGGCCGGGGCGGCGCATGAGGAGCTGGGCCAGGCGCTGCTGCCCGGCGGTCTGCTGGTGGAGGGCAGCACGGATGGGCCCGGCGGCATCACCGTGGCGTACCTGCTGCGGCGGGGGGCCGAGGGGCTCGCGCGCGAGGCGCTGCTGTTCCACACGGACTTCCACCAGGGCTTCGCGCCGCGGCTCTTCCGGGACTGGCTGCCGGTGGACTGGCGCCGCCGCATGGTGCCTGGCTCGGCGCTGCACGCCTTCTTCGCGGCCTGGACGGCGGCGTGGGCCGAAGCGCGGGCGCAGGGCGCGGACTCTCCAGCGGACAGCTTCCACGAGGGCGCACGGCGGCTGTCCCAGGCCTGGCCGGGGGTCAGCGCCGAGCCGTGGCTCTGGGAGAACGGCTACCTGCGCTGGCAACCTCCCACGGAGGTGCCCCGCCCGCAGGGTCTATAA
- a CDS encoding Fis family transcriptional regulator, with protein sequence MLIPRGYGEEELVSNRASLLLYGGTEEERRSWAQEAAYHFEHEGAMVEVRQAADLASALQRPKGVVFIPDVSKLSREAQGTLLRCLQTQEERPKVVVAILGSADAALERGVLRDDLHYRLHQAQVNLAQPGLRETLKERWARLAELRAVKEAKAREVAERERQAAMTRLPGTVTRMTPQQRKVQGAKASSRKASRR encoded by the coding sequence GTGTTGATTCCCCGCGGGTATGGCGAAGAGGAGCTGGTCTCCAACCGCGCATCACTGCTGCTCTACGGGGGGACGGAGGAGGAGAGGCGTTCGTGGGCGCAAGAGGCCGCGTACCATTTCGAGCATGAGGGCGCGATGGTGGAGGTCCGCCAGGCGGCGGATCTGGCCTCCGCGCTGCAAAGGCCCAAGGGCGTGGTGTTCATCCCGGATGTGTCGAAGCTGAGCCGGGAGGCGCAAGGCACCCTGCTGCGGTGCCTGCAAACGCAGGAGGAGCGGCCGAAGGTGGTGGTGGCCATTCTGGGCTCGGCGGATGCGGCGCTGGAGCGGGGGGTGCTGCGCGATGACCTCCACTACCGGCTGCACCAGGCGCAGGTGAACCTGGCCCAGCCCGGGCTGCGCGAGACGTTGAAGGAGCGCTGGGCGCGGCTGGCGGAGCTGCGCGCGGTGAAGGAGGCGAAGGCGCGCGAGGTGGCCGAGCGCGAGCGTCAGGCGGCGATGACCCGCCTGCCCGGTACAGTGACGCGGATGACGCCGCAGCAGCGCAAGGTGCAAGGGGCGAAGGCCTCGTCGCGCAAGGCCAGCCGCCGGTAG
- a CDS encoding response regulator has product MSSSSPLFGDLLLKLGLVTPSQVQEALALQPRTGQRVGEALISLGYVTRAQLHDALSEALGLNNDKGPAHPPLGELLVGLKYITLGQLEEALAFQRKDGRKLGEILVEMGHCTYRQIYEALSLQGRISGRQEAPRQVLQGHHRVMVVDDSPLACDFVKEGLEALSLGYEVMCFQDPYEALEQVGKVQPAIVLSDLDMPGIDGLELCWRLKESPSRQVPVIILTANDSEAERVKGLRAGADDYVNKSASMAELSARIESVMRRTSETERMRKLFARYTSDAVVEEILKSPDTVVLTGEKREVTVLFADIRNFTGLAESLPPEQVVGVLNQVLGRLSDAVLTCGGTLDKFLGDGLMAVWGAPVHRTDDALRALQAAKMMMTAMVELRQAAQAEWAANERLGRPLVLELGIGINSGLAVAGNIGGSMRTEYTCIGDAVNVAARLCALAGPGEILAGERTRELVSHREMPFEDLPPVRLKGKQQPVPLYRVL; this is encoded by the coding sequence ATGAGCTCCTCCAGTCCCCTCTTCGGCGACCTTCTCCTCAAGCTGGGCCTCGTTACGCCCAGCCAGGTCCAGGAGGCGCTCGCGCTGCAGCCCCGCACAGGCCAGCGTGTGGGCGAGGCGCTCATCTCCCTGGGCTACGTCACCCGGGCCCAGCTCCACGACGCGCTGAGCGAGGCGCTGGGGCTCAACAATGACAAGGGCCCCGCGCACCCGCCCCTGGGCGAGCTGCTGGTGGGCCTGAAGTACATCACCCTGGGACAGCTCGAGGAGGCGCTCGCCTTTCAGCGCAAGGATGGGCGCAAGCTGGGCGAAATCCTGGTGGAGATGGGCCACTGCACCTACCGGCAGATCTACGAGGCGCTGAGCCTCCAGGGCCGCATCAGCGGGCGCCAGGAGGCCCCCCGTCAGGTGCTCCAGGGGCACCACCGGGTGATGGTGGTGGATGACAGCCCGCTGGCGTGCGACTTCGTGAAGGAGGGGCTGGAGGCGCTGAGCCTGGGCTACGAGGTGATGTGCTTCCAGGACCCCTACGAGGCGCTGGAGCAGGTGGGCAAGGTGCAGCCGGCCATCGTGCTGTCGGACCTGGACATGCCGGGCATCGACGGGTTGGAGCTGTGCTGGCGGCTCAAGGAGAGCCCCTCCCGGCAGGTGCCCGTCATCATCCTCACGGCCAATGACAGCGAGGCCGAGCGCGTGAAGGGTCTGCGCGCGGGCGCCGACGACTATGTGAACAAGTCGGCCTCCATGGCGGAGCTGTCGGCGCGGATTGAAAGCGTCATGCGCCGCACGAGCGAGACGGAGCGCATGCGCAAGCTGTTCGCGCGCTACACGTCCGACGCGGTGGTGGAGGAGATTCTCAAGAGCCCGGACACGGTGGTGCTCACCGGCGAGAAGCGCGAGGTGACGGTGCTCTTCGCGGACATCCGCAACTTCACGGGCCTCGCCGAGAGCCTCCCGCCCGAGCAGGTGGTGGGCGTGCTGAACCAGGTGCTCGGGCGGCTGTCGGACGCGGTGCTCACGTGTGGGGGCACGCTGGACAAGTTCCTCGGGGACGGGCTGATGGCGGTGTGGGGCGCGCCGGTGCACCGCACGGATGACGCGCTGAGGGCGCTCCAGGCCGCGAAGATGATGATGACGGCCATGGTGGAGCTGCGCCAGGCGGCCCAGGCCGAGTGGGCCGCCAACGAGCGCCTGGGCCGGCCGCTGGTGCTGGAGCTGGGCATTGGCATCAACTCGGGGCTGGCGGTGGCCGGCAACATCGGAGGCTCCATGCGCACCGAGTACACATGCATTGGCGATGCGGTGAACGTGGCCGCGCGGTTGTGCGCCCTGGCGGGCCCGGGGGAAATCCTGGCGGGGGAGCGGACGCGGGAGCTCGTCTCCCACCGGGAGATGCCCTTCGAGGACTTGCCGCCGGTGCGCCTCAAGGGCAAGCAGCAGCCCGTGCCGCTCTACCGCGTGTTGTGA